Proteins co-encoded in one Christiangramia fulva genomic window:
- a CDS encoding 3D domain-containing protein: MLKRDQFPKNFKLQLSILGLISLSACKNFHSEGDVDWDTICVTATAYNSLDYQTEDDPTITAWGDTLKPGMNAIAVSRDLVKLGLDHNSKVKIEGFDSIFLVKDKMHYRWRNRIDIYMGNNAQKARNFGRKKLNIAYIFKKDSLK, from the coding sequence ATGCTGAAAAGAGATCAATTCCCGAAAAATTTTAAACTCCAGCTTAGCATTTTGGGATTGATCTCTTTGTCGGCTTGTAAAAATTTTCATTCCGAAGGAGATGTAGACTGGGATACCATTTGCGTTACCGCTACCGCCTATAATTCCCTTGACTATCAAACTGAAGACGATCCTACCATTACGGCCTGGGGCGATACACTTAAACCCGGCATGAACGCTATAGCCGTTTCGCGTGACCTTGTAAAGCTGGGGCTTGACCACAATTCAAAAGTAAAAATTGAAGGTTTTGACAGTATTTTTCTTGTAAAAGATAAAATGCATTATCGCTGGAGGAACCGCATTGATATTTATATGGGTAATAATGCTCAAAAAGCGAGGAATTTTGGCAGAAAAAAGCTGAATATCGCCTATATCTTTAAAAAAGATAGCTTGAAATAG
- a CDS encoding RimK family protein, with the protein MNKYIVVNNPENWKIKSEQIKIISSREYLTNPEYSQLKKARVFNLCKDYSYQSKGYYVSLLAEARGHLAIPTVKNLVDLGEPKLVKIVSEDFDDLIQKSLKNIKSQEFTLSIYFGQNVAAKYKELSSMFFRHFQIPFLRVRFNYNNRWNIKNIKAISVAEIPNEHIDSMYYFAEQYFAKKRYDTPRPNAFEYDLAILVKEGDPAPPSNAKALKKFTELAEKMGFYTEIVGPKDLSRLSAFDALFIRQSTEVNNEAYAFARKAQQEDIAIIDYPDAILKCCNKVFMAEALENAGIPTPKTFIVHKDNKDSIFKKTGFPVVLKSPDSTFSFGVKKANNEEEYREMLGAMLKKSELVIAQEFSPSEYDWRIGIIDGKPFYACRYYMAKGHWQIYNWDAKNKDDQDGNADCLPIEKVPKQIVRIAVRAAKLMGKGLYGIDIKVVKSKPLVIEINDNPNIDAGVEDAFYGDTVYLEVLTALKNRIENK; encoded by the coding sequence ATGAACAAATACATTGTTGTAAATAATCCCGAGAACTGGAAGATAAAATCTGAACAGATAAAGATTATTTCTTCGCGGGAATATCTTACCAATCCTGAATATTCTCAACTTAAGAAAGCCCGTGTTTTCAACCTTTGCAAGGATTATTCCTATCAGTCCAAAGGATATTATGTATCACTTTTGGCTGAAGCGCGAGGGCATCTGGCCATTCCCACGGTTAAAAACCTGGTGGATCTTGGGGAACCAAAACTGGTGAAAATCGTTTCAGAAGATTTTGACGATCTTATTCAGAAATCCCTGAAAAACATCAAATCTCAGGAATTTACGCTGAGCATCTATTTCGGTCAGAATGTAGCGGCGAAATATAAAGAATTGAGCAGCATGTTCTTCAGGCATTTTCAAATTCCTTTTTTACGCGTCAGGTTCAATTATAACAATCGGTGGAATATCAAGAATATCAAGGCGATCTCGGTGGCTGAAATCCCCAATGAGCATATAGATAGTATGTATTATTTCGCGGAACAGTATTTTGCCAAAAAACGTTATGATACCCCGCGGCCAAATGCCTTTGAATATGATCTCGCGATTTTGGTAAAGGAAGGTGATCCTGCTCCGCCCAGTAATGCAAAAGCTTTAAAAAAGTTTACAGAACTTGCCGAGAAAATGGGTTTTTATACTGAAATCGTTGGCCCGAAAGACCTTTCAAGGCTTTCTGCTTTCGACGCGCTTTTTATCAGGCAGAGTACCGAGGTCAATAATGAAGCTTATGCTTTTGCCCGTAAGGCGCAGCAGGAAGATATCGCCATTATTGATTATCCTGATGCGATCCTGAAATGCTGTAACAAGGTTTTTATGGCTGAAGCCCTCGAGAATGCAGGGATTCCCACTCCAAAGACATTTATCGTTCATAAAGACAATAAAGATAGTATCTTTAAAAAAACAGGTTTCCCCGTGGTTTTGAAATCTCCCGATTCTACTTTTTCGTTTGGCGTGAAAAAAGCCAATAATGAAGAGGAATATCGGGAAATGCTGGGCGCCATGCTGAAAAAATCGGAACTGGTTATCGCCCAGGAATTTTCTCCTTCAGAATATGACTGGAGAATTGGCATTATTGACGGTAAACCTTTTTATGCCTGCAGGTATTATATGGCAAAGGGCCATTGGCAAATCTATAACTGGGACGCGAAAAATAAGGATGATCAGGACGGAAATGCAGATTGCCTTCCTATTGAAAAAGTTCCGAAACAGATCGTTAGAATTGCTGTTCGTGCGGCAAAATTGATGGGAAAAGGACTTTATGGGATAGATATTAAAGTCGTTAAGTCCAAACCTCTGGTGATTGAGATCAATGATAATCCCAATATAGATGCGGGTGTGGAAGATGCTTTTTACGGAGACACCGTTTATCTGGAAGTTTTAACGGCCTTGAAAAACAGGATCGAAAATAAATAA
- a CDS encoding penicillin-binding protein 1A produces the protein MFSKLKKHPKLKWSLIILTGIAALFFLFFGSIYFGVFGKLPGENELQSLKQNKATQILASHGELLGKFYVFDRQPISYNQLPSYLVQALIATEDARFYEHKGIDSRSLLRVFFKSILMQDESSGGGSTITLQLAKNIYGRKDFGALGIVVNKVQEAIIAKRLEDVYSKKEIIQLYFNTVPFSDNTYGIESASLKFFNKHTSDLSLTEAATLVGMLKASHYFNPRIFPERSRLRRDVVLMQMAKYGYLSKEEALAAKMKPLQLDYKNYSPNKGLAPYFREQVRKYVSKILDTLKNKEGRRYNIYRDGLIVRTTLNYKMQQMAEKAMVEHMKNLQEQHEASYGNNAPWEKDKKLLKDVIKSSEKYKRLKREGLSEAEILQIFQEKHPTELFEYDGIKTRNVSTADSLAHYLKFLNAGLLALEPETGAVQAWVGGIDFRYFKYDHVSQSKRQVGSTFKPFVYTAALESGMDPCTYFSAEEVTYDKGWTPSNASSEELDPDMNYSLKYALSHSLNTIAVKVLMETGIGNVIEEARKMGIDSDLPEVPSIALGTASLSVKEMAKAYTTFLNQGHYSEPFYVTRIEDGNGNVLAEFHPEISKTKAFSDDTRQMMINMMEATVNEGTATRLRTTYGLKNDLAGKTGTTQDNKDGWFVGLLPDLVCVTWVGSDDYRIGFRNTRIGQGANSALPIFAGLLQKMNKDADFNKVTHARFKPLPERLQKMMDCEPEKRDNFLERLFGGKKDKNPSEKKKKKGFFQRLFGKKDKGKN, from the coding sequence ATGTTTTCGAAATTAAAAAAACACCCCAAATTAAAATGGTCCCTGATCATCCTCACCGGAATTGCGGCCCTTTTCTTTTTGTTTTTCGGAAGTATCTATTTTGGAGTCTTCGGAAAACTTCCCGGCGAAAATGAACTTCAATCTTTAAAACAAAATAAAGCCACTCAAATTCTCGCCAGCCACGGAGAACTTCTCGGGAAATTCTATGTTTTTGACAGGCAGCCCATATCTTATAATCAGCTTCCCTCCTACCTTGTACAGGCTTTGATCGCAACCGAAGATGCCAGGTTTTATGAACATAAGGGTATTGACAGTCGCAGCCTGCTAAGGGTGTTTTTTAAGAGCATTTTGATGCAGGACGAATCATCTGGGGGTGGCAGTACCATTACGCTTCAGCTTGCAAAAAATATCTACGGAAGGAAAGACTTTGGCGCTTTAGGAATTGTTGTAAATAAAGTGCAGGAAGCCATTATTGCCAAAAGACTTGAAGATGTTTATTCAAAAAAGGAAATCATTCAATTATATTTTAATACTGTTCCTTTCAGCGATAACACCTACGGAATTGAAAGTGCTTCCCTGAAATTTTTCAATAAACATACGAGCGATCTTAGCCTCACCGAGGCCGCGACCCTGGTAGGAATGTTGAAAGCAAGCCATTATTTCAATCCGCGGATCTTCCCCGAACGCAGCAGGTTAAGACGGGATGTGGTGCTGATGCAAATGGCGAAATATGGCTATTTATCAAAAGAAGAAGCCCTTGCTGCCAAAATGAAGCCGCTCCAGCTCGATTATAAAAATTACAGTCCCAATAAAGGTCTGGCGCCTTACTTCCGCGAACAGGTGAGAAAGTATGTAAGCAAAATTCTTGATACCCTTAAAAATAAAGAGGGCCGCCGTTATAACATTTACCGTGACGGCCTCATTGTTCGCACCACGCTCAACTACAAAATGCAGCAGATGGCAGAGAAAGCCATGGTTGAACATATGAAAAATCTTCAGGAACAGCATGAGGCATCCTATGGCAATAATGCTCCGTGGGAGAAAGATAAAAAGTTGCTGAAAGATGTGATTAAAAGTTCCGAAAAATATAAAAGGCTTAAAAGAGAAGGCCTCTCGGAAGCCGAAATTCTTCAAATTTTTCAGGAAAAACATCCTACCGAGCTTTTTGAATATGATGGAATAAAAACCAGGAATGTAAGTACAGCAGACAGCCTTGCCCATTATCTTAAATTTTTAAACGCAGGATTGCTTGCCTTAGAACCGGAAACAGGAGCAGTCCAGGCCTGGGTTGGAGGTATTGATTTTCGTTACTTTAAATATGATCATGTAAGCCAAAGTAAGCGACAGGTGGGATCTACCTTTAAACCCTTTGTTTACACGGCCGCTCTGGAATCTGGGATGGATCCGTGTACCTATTTTTCTGCTGAAGAAGTTACTTATGACAAAGGCTGGACTCCTTCAAATGCTTCTTCTGAAGAACTGGATCCCGACATGAATTACAGCTTGAAATATGCCTTAAGCCATTCCTTAAATACCATCGCGGTAAAAGTTCTAATGGAAACAGGAATCGGGAATGTGATTGAGGAGGCGAGAAAAATGGGGATCGATTCTGATCTTCCGGAAGTTCCTTCCATAGCACTTGGCACGGCTTCACTGAGTGTAAAAGAAATGGCCAAAGCCTATACTACTTTTTTAAATCAGGGGCACTATTCTGAACCATTTTATGTAACCCGAATCGAAGACGGCAATGGAAATGTCCTTGCCGAATTTCATCCGGAAATTTCTAAAACCAAAGCTTTTTCAGACGATACCCGGCAAATGATGATCAATATGATGGAAGCCACGGTGAACGAGGGAACCGCTACCCGACTTAGAACTACCTATGGGCTAAAGAATGATCTAGCCGGGAAAACCGGAACAACACAGGACAATAAAGACGGGTGGTTTGTAGGCCTTCTCCCCGACCTGGTTTGTGTGACCTGGGTGGGATCAGACGACTACCGAATTGGCTTCAGAAATACACGAATTGGGCAGGGCGCGAATTCGGCACTGCCGATCTTCGCCGGACTGCTTCAGAAGATGAACAAGGATGCCGATTTTAATAAGGTCACTCATGCTCGGTTTAAACCACTTCCGGAAAGGCTTCAGAAAATGATGGATTGTGAACCGGAGAAAAGGGATAATTTTCTCGAAAGACTTTTCGGCGGTAAAAAAGACAAAAATCCTTCAGAAAAAAAGAAGAAAAAAGGTTTTTTTCAGCGTTTGTTTGGGAAAAAGGACAAAGGGAAAAACTAA
- a CDS encoding Gfo/Idh/MocA family protein: MKKNAKKPSGSSRRDFLKTSAIAAGAFMIVPRHVLGGPGYIAPSDKLVVAGVGVGGKGQSDIWNFYQSGKADIAYLCDVDDRRAAVSRERFPKAKYYKDWRELLDKEHKNFDAVSVSTPDHNHAVIAMGAMELGKHVYVQKPLTHDIYEARKLTEAAKKYKVVTQMGNQGASADGVRKMREWYDAGLIGDVEEVYVWTNRPVWPQGIPWPKNSAPVPSELDWDLWLGTAPYKDYVEGLVPFNWRGWWDYGTGALGDMGCHLIEPPFSVLGLQYPKDVECSVGSVYVDEFQRGYFPESCPPSSHVIMSFDGKKEKDITLHWMDGGIKPMRPEELGPEETFGDGGNGALLIGSKGKMMCGTYSLNPQLLPTSRTDEVNVPQTYDRVPGGIDGHYAQWVEAAIAGYGNKKVSSPFEVAGPLTESLLIANLAIRGYDIQKKTTNAKGETEYQYPGRDIKMIWDAENMRVTNFEEANRFVKRDYREPYTL, encoded by the coding sequence ATGAAAAAAAATGCAAAAAAGCCTTCCGGCAGTTCCAGAAGAGATTTTTTAAAAACCTCCGCAATTGCCGCAGGAGCTTTTATGATTGTTCCCCGCCATGTGCTTGGAGGTCCCGGATATATTGCCCCTAGTGACAAACTGGTCGTTGCCGGTGTGGGAGTGGGAGGTAAAGGCCAGAGCGACATCTGGAATTTTTATCAAAGTGGAAAAGCCGATATCGCCTATCTGTGTGACGTTGATGATCGCCGCGCTGCCGTTTCAAGAGAACGTTTTCCGAAAGCAAAATACTATAAAGACTGGAGGGAATTGTTAGATAAAGAACATAAGAACTTTGATGCGGTCTCGGTTTCAACCCCAGACCATAATCATGCTGTCATAGCCATGGGAGCCATGGAACTTGGCAAACATGTGTATGTTCAGAAACCTCTTACCCATGATATTTACGAGGCCCGAAAACTTACCGAAGCCGCCAAAAAATATAAAGTAGTTACTCAAATGGGTAACCAGGGAGCTTCGGCCGATGGTGTAAGAAAAATGAGAGAGTGGTATGACGCCGGCCTTATTGGCGATGTGGAAGAAGTATATGTTTGGACGAACCGTCCCGTATGGCCGCAAGGAATCCCGTGGCCAAAAAATTCAGCTCCTGTTCCTTCTGAACTCGATTGGGATCTTTGGCTGGGTACTGCGCCTTATAAAGATTATGTAGAAGGGCTCGTTCCTTTTAACTGGCGTGGCTGGTGGGATTACGGTACGGGAGCTCTTGGAGATATGGGCTGCCACTTAATTGAGCCGCCATTCAGCGTTCTTGGGCTTCAATATCCTAAAGATGTGGAATGTAGTGTGGGAAGTGTATATGTAGATGAATTCCAGAGAGGTTATTTCCCTGAAAGTTGTCCGCCTTCGAGTCATGTGATCATGAGCTTTGACGGTAAAAAAGAAAAAGACATCACCCTTCACTGGATGGATGGCGGAATTAAACCTATGCGTCCAGAAGAACTTGGTCCTGAAGAAACCTTTGGAGATGGAGGCAACGGAGCTTTACTCATAGGATCAAAAGGAAAAATGATGTGCGGAACTTATAGTTTGAACCCGCAACTCCTACCAACTTCGAGAACCGACGAGGTAAACGTTCCTCAAACCTATGATCGTGTTCCGGGCGGTATAGATGGCCATTACGCACAGTGGGTAGAGGCTGCAATTGCAGGTTATGGAAATAAAAAGGTGAGTTCTCCATTTGAGGTCGCGGGACCCCTTACAGAATCTCTACTCATCGCGAATCTTGCTATCAGAGGTTATGATATTCAGAAGAAAACCACGAATGCAAAAGGAGAGACCGAATATCAATATCCTGGCCGCGATATAAAAATGATCTGGGACGCCGAAAATATGCGCGTTACCAATTTTGAGGAAGCAAACAGGTTCGTGAAACGGGATTACCGCGAGCCGTACACTTTATAA
- a CDS encoding SdiA-regulated domain-containing protein, whose translation MRKWAFGIVVLVIVVAGLIYGSYEKMDYDFDDTTKTYEIVNKWNLPNALDEISGIAWISNDRLACIEDEHGIIYIYDLKKSQIISRQKFGGSGDYEAITTMDSAYWVAESDGKLYKIPMNKMISPENTTTYKTGFEYKNNIEGITATSDGKLLISVKDHNLKPKNEEQDEKSKAVYTYDPVSQKLNEKASFRININDTIFKKVHTHEEDRKWRPTDMQFHPITGELYMIDSEIPKVLVLNKEGRIIKMHLLDPAEFFQPEGICFSPSGRIFISNEGKGGDPSIVEVKFQ comes from the coding sequence ATGAGGAAGTGGGCCTTTGGAATTGTTGTTTTAGTCATAGTAGTTGCAGGGTTAATTTACGGGTCGTATGAAAAGATGGATTACGATTTCGATGACACAACCAAAACTTATGAAATAGTAAATAAATGGAACCTGCCCAATGCCCTGGATGAAATTTCCGGGATCGCCTGGATAAGCAATGACCGGTTAGCCTGCATCGAGGATGAACACGGAATTATATATATCTATGATCTGAAAAAATCCCAGATCATTTCCCGGCAAAAGTTTGGAGGATCAGGTGATTATGAAGCCATAACTACGATGGATAGCGCTTACTGGGTGGCAGAAAGCGATGGAAAACTCTATAAAATACCAATGAACAAGATGATCTCTCCTGAAAATACCACCACCTACAAAACCGGCTTTGAATACAAGAACAATATTGAAGGCATTACTGCTACTTCTGATGGAAAACTATTGATTTCGGTTAAAGATCATAATCTGAAACCTAAAAATGAGGAACAGGACGAAAAATCAAAAGCGGTTTATACGTACGATCCTGTTTCCCAAAAACTAAATGAAAAAGCCAGTTTTCGTATAAATATTAACGATACGATATTCAAGAAGGTCCATACCCATGAAGAGGATCGAAAATGGCGGCCTACAGATATGCAGTTTCATCCAATCACCGGTGAACTTTATATGATAGATTCTGAAATCCCGAAGGTTCTGGTATTAAATAAAGAGGGCAGGATCATAAAAATGCATTTACTCGATCCTGCCGAATTTTTCCAGCCTGAAGGAATTTGTTTTTCGCCCTCGGGCCGAATTTTTATTTCTAATGAAGGCAAAGGGGGGGATCCCAGCATCGTTGAAGTGAAATTTCAATAA
- a CDS encoding carboxylate-amine ligase — translation MAYHLFEVAGIELEYMLVKKANFKVNPIVDQLLTKKNGSLTSDIDNGKIEWSNELVNHVVEIKTNGPVESLEGLEDLFQDNVIEINSLLEEFATVLMPGASHPLMNPDTETRLWQHHYSKIYALYNRIFDCRGHGWSNVQSMHINLPFSGDDEFEKLHAAVRILLPIIPGLAASSPVLDGKHTGFKDTRMHFYKSNQKEIPHMTGKVIPEQVFSKAEYYEKIFDPINEALKPFDTDHLLDHHFVNSRGAIARFDRNAIEIRVIDIQENPSADVAIAAFIIETLKLLVSEELVSLEDQKSWHEDALFDIFNEVIINAENTLITDQKYLALFDIEKAADVKIIWRKLFSRVKENLSENHAKHIDFILQNGSLATRILKAIRNDFSEKNILGVYKKMAICLQENRMFRP, via the coding sequence ATGGCCTATCATCTTTTTGAAGTCGCCGGAATCGAACTGGAATATATGCTGGTTAAAAAAGCGAATTTCAAGGTGAATCCTATCGTTGACCAGTTGCTCACTAAAAAAAATGGTTCATTGACTTCTGATATTGATAATGGAAAAATTGAATGGAGCAATGAACTCGTGAATCATGTGGTCGAGATCAAAACCAACGGCCCGGTAGAGAGTTTAGAAGGTCTTGAAGATCTTTTTCAGGATAATGTGATTGAAATCAACAGCTTGCTTGAAGAATTTGCCACGGTGTTAATGCCCGGAGCATCGCATCCGTTAATGAATCCCGATACTGAAACAAGGCTTTGGCAGCATCATTACAGTAAGATCTATGCGCTGTATAATCGTATTTTCGATTGTCGCGGACATGGCTGGAGCAATGTTCAGAGCATGCATATCAATTTGCCTTTTTCTGGTGATGATGAATTTGAAAAACTGCATGCCGCGGTAAGAATTTTACTGCCCATTATTCCGGGACTGGCGGCAAGTTCTCCCGTTTTAGACGGAAAACATACCGGTTTCAAAGATACGCGCATGCATTTCTATAAAAGCAATCAGAAGGAAATTCCTCATATGACCGGGAAAGTGATCCCGGAACAGGTTTTTTCAAAAGCCGAATATTACGAGAAGATTTTTGATCCTATTAATGAAGCTTTGAAACCATTTGATACCGATCATTTGCTCGACCATCACTTTGTGAATTCACGAGGCGCTATTGCCCGTTTTGACAGGAATGCCATTGAGATCAGGGTCATAGATATCCAGGAAAACCCCTCGGCTGATGTGGCCATTGCCGCTTTTATTATCGAAACCCTGAAATTGCTGGTAAGTGAGGAACTGGTATCTTTAGAAGATCAGAAATCATGGCACGAAGATGCCCTTTTTGATATTTTCAATGAGGTGATCATAAATGCCGAAAATACTTTGATCACCGATCAAAAATACCTGGCTCTTTTTGATATAGAAAAGGCTGCCGATGTAAAAATTATCTGGAGAAAATTATTTTCACGGGTAAAAGAGAATCTTTCCGAAAATCATGCGAAGCATATAGATTTCATTTTACAAAACGGAAGCCTGGCAACCCGTATCCTTAAAGCGATCAGAAATGATTTTTCAGAAAAGAATATTCTTGGAGTTTATAAAAAAATGGCCATCTGTCTCCAGGAAAATAGAATGTTCAGGCCATGA
- a CDS encoding OsmC family protein has product MKRKGSAVWKGSLKEGSGTVSTESGVLNQTQYSFKTRFENGKGTNPEELIGAAHSGCFSMQLSAFLTEEGYTPDKLETTSEITFEDGTVKKSHLVLKASVPEIDEDKFAQLAKKAKENCPISKLLKAEISLDYELN; this is encoded by the coding sequence ATGAAAAGAAAAGGATCAGCCGTTTGGAAAGGTTCTCTTAAAGAAGGTTCCGGAACGGTAAGCACAGAAAGCGGAGTTTTAAACCAGACCCAATACTCATTCAAAACCCGTTTTGAAAACGGAAAAGGAACAAATCCCGAAGAATTGATAGGTGCAGCACATTCGGGTTGTTTTAGCATGCAGTTATCGGCATTTTTGACAGAAGAAGGTTATACCCCTGATAAGCTGGAAACAACTTCTGAAATTACTTTTGAAGACGGAACTGTTAAAAAATCTCACCTGGTTTTGAAAGCCAGCGTACCAGAAATCGATGAAGATAAATTTGCTCAATTGGCAAAAAAAGCCAAGGAAAATTGCCCAATTTCAAAACTTTTAAAGGCAGAGATCAGCCTGGATTATGAGTTGAATTAA
- a CDS encoding dipeptidase, whose protein sequence is MKYKLPGIILFSVIQFSMAQTNPDLLEKAKRIHEKVITIDTHNDINVENFTEDKNYTMDLDTQVNLPKMIAGGMDVTWLIVYTGQGPLTEEGYKAAYENAISKFKAIHRLTEEIAPEKIGLATTSDEVRKLVAEGKKVAMIGVENGYPIGEDLSRVQEFYDMGARYMSLAHNGHSQLADSNTGEADGVWLHNGLSEMGKKVIKEMNRCGMMIDISHPSKEAIKQMFELSKAPLIASHSSARALCNHSRNVDDETLELFKKHGGVVQTVAFSSYLNTAKHNAFKAATDSVYNAKAKEMDFQIKPWDSIKTMSQADRSNYYTEYGKVKAASAPDIEKLKKEVPPVNVSDFVDHIDYLVSKIGIDHVGISSDFDGGGGIEGWNDASESLNVTVELVKRGYTEEDIAKLWGGNLLRVLDEVQAVAEKIQEEENY, encoded by the coding sequence ATGAAATATAAGTTACCCGGAATTATACTTTTTTCAGTTATTCAATTCTCTATGGCCCAAACCAATCCCGATCTTCTCGAAAAGGCAAAACGCATACACGAAAAGGTAATCACAATTGATACTCACAATGATATCAACGTGGAAAATTTCACCGAAGACAAAAATTATACGATGGATCTTGATACTCAGGTGAACCTGCCCAAGATGATCGCTGGAGGAATGGATGTCACCTGGCTTATTGTATATACTGGCCAGGGGCCACTTACCGAAGAAGGTTATAAAGCAGCCTATGAAAATGCTATTTCGAAATTTAAAGCCATTCATCGTTTAACCGAAGAGATAGCCCCAGAAAAGATAGGTCTTGCAACCACTTCAGATGAAGTTCGAAAACTGGTGGCTGAAGGTAAGAAAGTTGCGATGATAGGTGTGGAAAACGGATATCCTATAGGTGAAGATCTAAGCCGCGTCCAGGAATTTTATGATATGGGTGCACGCTATATGTCGCTTGCCCACAATGGGCATAGTCAGTTAGCCGATTCAAATACCGGGGAAGCCGATGGAGTATGGCTGCATAATGGTTTGAGCGAAATGGGTAAAAAAGTTATTAAGGAAATGAATCGCTGTGGGATGATGATCGATATCTCGCACCCCAGTAAAGAAGCTATCAAACAAATGTTCGAGCTGTCCAAAGCTCCCCTTATCGCTTCTCATTCGTCGGCAAGGGCCTTATGCAATCATAGCCGAAATGTAGATGATGAAACCCTGGAATTGTTTAAAAAACACGGGGGTGTTGTACAAACGGTGGCTTTCAGTTCTTATTTAAATACTGCAAAACACAATGCATTTAAGGCAGCAACTGATAGCGTTTATAACGCAAAAGCCAAAGAAATGGATTTTCAAATAAAACCATGGGATAGTATCAAAACGATGTCACAGGCTGATAGAAGTAATTACTATACGGAATATGGAAAAGTAAAAGCCGCTTCGGCCCCTGATATTGAAAAACTGAAAAAAGAAGTGCCGCCGGTAAATGTTTCAGATTTTGTAGATCATATAGATTACCTGGTTTCGAAAATAGGCATTGATCATGTAGGGATCAGCTCCGATTTTGATGGTGGTGGCGGAATTGAAGGCTGGAACGATGCTTCAGAAAGTCTGAATGTCACTGTTGAATTGGTAAAAAGAGGTTATACCGAAGAAGATATTGCAAAGCTCTGGGGAGGAAATTTACTGCGCGTTCTGGACGAAGTTCAGGCGGTAGCTGAAAAAATTCAGGAAGAAGAGAATTATTGA
- a CDS encoding FKBP-type peptidyl-prolyl cis-trans isomerase, with product MSQVKQNDTVKVHYTGKLEDGQVFDSSVERGEPIEFTLGQGQLIPGFEKGLINMELNEKKTINIPKDEAYGDPKPELIQEVDKKQLPEELKPEVGMPLVSKGPDGREINLVVKEVKNESIVVDANHPLAGKDLVFDLEVVEIK from the coding sequence ATGAGTCAAGTAAAACAAAATGACACTGTTAAGGTACATTACACCGGAAAGCTGGAAGACGGACAGGTTTTTGATAGTTCGGTAGAACGCGGAGAACCTATTGAATTCACCCTTGGTCAGGGACAGCTAATTCCAGGTTTTGAAAAAGGCCTTATCAATATGGAATTAAACGAAAAGAAAACCATCAATATACCTAAAGACGAGGCTTACGGAGATCCAAAACCCGAGTTGATCCAGGAGGTAGATAAAAAACAACTTCCAGAAGAACTGAAGCCGGAAGTGGGAATGCCTTTGGTTTCTAAAGGTCCTGACGGCCGTGAGATCAATCTTGTGGTAAAAGAAGTAAAAAATGAAAGCATTGTAGTTGATGCGAATCATCCGCTTGCAGGAAAAGATCTTGTTTTTGATCTTGAAGTGGTTGAAATAAAATAG
- a CDS encoding N-formylglutamate amidohydrolase produces the protein MKLVLTCEHAAAEIPSEYSYLFNAEKYVLNTHEAFDPGAFDLFQYLKPLSHFRFYHSIGRLLVEVNRSEHHPKLFSRYSKKLDKDQKKLVKQYYYFPYRKQVEEQIGTLTGKGIEVLHISVHSFTPVLNGQERNCDLGLLYDPSRKKESSVCRKMKELIRENNSDLVVRMNYPYLGKADGFTTYLRKKFGENYMGIELEVNQKFVSKNSMDKRIKSILKIAIQQLLQ, from the coding sequence ATGAAGCTGGTGTTAACCTGTGAACATGCTGCCGCCGAAATTCCTTCGGAATATTCGTATTTATTCAATGCAGAAAAATATGTTTTAAATACTCATGAAGCCTTTGATCCCGGGGCGTTTGATCTTTTTCAGTATTTAAAGCCTTTATCCCATTTCCGTTTTTATCATTCTATTGGAAGGTTGCTGGTTGAAGTAAATCGTTCGGAGCATCACCCTAAATTATTTTCCCGATATTCAAAAAAACTTGATAAAGACCAAAAAAAGCTTGTAAAGCAATACTATTATTTTCCCTACAGAAAGCAGGTGGAGGAGCAAATTGGTACATTAACAGGGAAGGGAATAGAGGTGCTTCATATTTCGGTCCACAGTTTTACGCCCGTTTTGAATGGACAAGAAAGGAACTGTGATCTGGGCCTTCTTTATGATCCTTCCCGAAAAAAAGAATCTTCGGTTTGCCGTAAAATGAAGGAATTAATCAGGGAAAATAATTCAGATTTAGTAGTAAGAATGAACTATCCGTATCTTGGAAAAGCTGACGGGTTTACTACCTACCTCAGAAAAAAATTCGGTGAGAATTATATGGGAATTGAACTGGAAGTGAATCAGAAGTTCGTTTCCAAAAATAGTATGGACAAGCGAATAAAATCTATTTTAAAAATAGCCATTCAGCAGCTGCTGCAGTAA